The Flavobacteriales bacterium nucleotide sequence AGGTTTTATATTTTGGGAAATGCTTAAAGGCAAACTCATTCAATAGCTCAAAATGTTTTCCAAAACTCAACAACGCTATCAAAATCATTGCTGCAAAAATGCCATAAGCCCAAGCCTTATTTTCGATTGAAAACAGGCCAATAACAACCATCAAAGCCAAAACCGCCCCGAAATATACGGGTCCGGAAGTGCTTTCTGCTCCACCCCAATATAGCCAGTTAATTACATCAGACTTGTAGGTGTCTGTAACTTTATACCCTTCTCCAGCCTTTTCTCCAGTACTTCCTCCAGCTGCACCAGGTATGAAAGTAGCCAAAAAGTCTATTGAGTTATTGCTCCACAACATAGCATAATCCCAGTCCAAACCCGCAGCATCTGCCGCAGCCTTTGCCCTTTCTTCTTCTGTCATGCCTTTGGCTTTTTCCAAAGCGGCTTCTTTTTTTAACTCCGAGTTGCCCCTCATGGTAAATTTGGCATACTCCAGCGTTGGATATAGTTTGCCAAAAGAAGGCCCCACAGCCAAAATACCCGCAATAAGCATAATACCTACGGATTTTAAATAAGGCATAATGGCATTTTGTTTAAGGGCATAAACCAAATAAAAAACCATAAATAAGCCCAAGCCAATAGCAAAATAATAGGTCATTTGATAGTGTGTGGCTGCCAAATTGAGTGCCATGGCCAATAAAAATACTATACCGCCAGCAAGGTATTTTCGCTTTTCGAGGAGTAGATAAACGCCGGCAATAGCCAACGGTAAATACGATATGGCTCTAAACTTACTGGTATGTCCTTCGGCAAACAAAATAACATGGTTGGTACCCAGCGAAAAAGCCAACCCACCGATAATGGATAGCCAATGGTTTACTCCCATCACCATCATTAAAATATAAAAACACAAAGCAGCTGTAAAAAACCAAGCGATTGGTGCATTAAACCACAAGTGAAGTATGGGTTCGATATATTTGGCCACAAAGTTTCCGTTTTGTGGCGAACTGATTTGATACATGGGCATACCACCAAACATGGCGTTGGTCCAAAGGGTATATTTTCCCGTTTTTTCATGATAATCGTTGGCCTCTTTTATCATGCCTTTTCCCTCCTGAATATCCCGCATATTCACGGCCAAACCTTCCAACTGAGGATGAAAATAGGTTGCAAAAACACCTAAAAAGATAGCCACTGCAATCAAGTGGGGCTTTGCCAATTCAAACCATTTATTCATTTTTTGAAGCTTTATTTAAAACTGGTGCAAATTAATGAAAGTTTCTTAGTTAGATAGATGTTGGATTTGGCAAAACACATTGTTCAAAAATTACTTTACTCATTTGCAAACCGTTTTCATTTGGTCAAAACAAAACCAAAATCTATCCCTAATTTTGTCCCGATGCGTTTTGCAGATATAATCGGGAAAGAGGATATAAAAAAAGTACTAACCGGAAGAGTTGCTTCCGGCAAAATGCCTCATGCCCAACTTTTTTCGGGGGTAGAAGGCAGTGGCAGCTTGCCTTTGGCAATGGCAACCATACAAATGCTTTTATGCCAAAATCCCACAGAAAATGATTCATGTGCTGTCTGCTCGGCATGCATCAAAACGGGCAAACTCATTCATCCTGATGTGCATTTTTCTTTTCCGGTCATTCCAAAAAAATCGGGCGACAAACCTGTGAGCAATGACCATATTGAGCAATGGCGAAAATCTTTTGTGGCCAATCCTCATTTGAGCTACAACGACTGGATGGAAGACATCAATGCCGAAAACAAACAGGGAAATATTACCAAAGAAGAATGTAGAAGCATCATTCAAAAACTGAGTTTAAAGGCATTTGAAAGCTCAAAAAAAGTATTGCTGATGTGGTTGCCCGAACATTTGGGAAAAGAGGGAAATGCCCTGTTAAAATTGATAGAAGAACCGCCAGCAGAGACGTATTTTATGTTGGTAAGCGAAAACATAGACCAAATTTTACCCACCATACTCAGCCGAACTCAACTGCAAAAAGTATTGCCTTATACCAATGCCGAAATCATGGATTATTTGCACCACAACAAACTGACCAACGATCTGGAAACCGTGGCCTTTTTGGCCGAAGGGAATCTGAATGCCGCACAAAAAATTGCTGCCGAAGCCGATAATGAAATGACCACCGGTTTTAAAGATTGGATGCGGCTATGCTATAGACGCGACGTGCCAGGGCTCATGACTTGGAGCGACCAACTGGGTGCAAAAGGCCGTGAAAATATCAAAACCTTTTTAACCTACGGACTAAAGCTGATTCGTGAAGTGCTGGCCTTTAAAACCATCGAAAACTACCACGTGCGACTTGCCGAAGACGAAAAACAATTTGTCGTAAATTTTTCGGGTGTCGTACAATTTGCTAATATTGAAGTGCTTTATGAAGGGTTGAATGAATGTATTTACCACATCGAACGAAATGCAAACCCAAAGCTGACATTGTTTCAGCTATCGTTGCAGGTTCGAGATTCGTTTTTATCAACTGCCAAAGCACACTAAATTTTAAAGTGATAAGAAGAAATATATATGGGATGCGGAAAATGCGGAAGCGAACATGAGGGCGGAGGTTGCTCGGCTGGATGCGGCCAAAATGGAGGCTGCTCTACCTTAGCCTGTAACAAACTCAATACATACGACTGGCTAAACCACATGAGCCTGCCACAAGATTACAAGCCTTTCAACATTGTAGAGGTTCGTTTTAAAGGCAGCAGAAAAGAGTTTTTTAGAAACGAGGAAAACCTGGATTTATACACCGGAGATATGGTGGTAGTGGAATCCGACTTTGGCCACGATGTGGGCGAAATAAGCCTCAGTGGTGAGTTGGTTAGGCTTCAGCTCAAAAAAAATGGCCTGACCGAAGACGACGAAAAAATAAAGAAAATATACCGAACAGCGGCAGACAAGGACATCGAGAAATATCAAGAGGCCAAAGACCGAGAGGCCGCCACTCTTGAGCGTGCCAGAACCATTGCCATGGAAATGAATTTAGCCATGAAACTAAGCGACATCGAGTTTCAGGGCGATAGCCGAAAGGTAATTTTCTTTTATACCGCCGAAAAAAGGGTTGACTTTAGAGCCTTGATAAAGCAATATGCAGCCGAGTTTAAAACCCGGATTGAAATGCGACAGGTAAGCTACCGCGAGGAGGCTTCCCGTTTGGGTGGCATTGGCAGCTGCGGGCGAGAACTCTGTTGCAGCACATGGCTTACCGACTATAAAGTTGTGACCATGGGGGCAGCCAAAAATCAAAATCTTTCCATTAATATGCTCAAACTTTCAGGCCAATGCGGGCGGCTAAAGTGTTGCCTGAATTTTGAATTAGAAACCTATTTGGAGGCTTTAAACGAGTTTCCGAAAGAAGAAGAACTGATTTTGCAGACCAAAGTGGGCGATGCCCGCCTGCAAAAAACCGATATTTTAAAACGGATGTTGTGGTTTTCATACCCCCAAAATACCGAGTGGATTTCGGTTTCGCTTGATCGGGTAAATGAAATATTAAAACTCAACAAATCGGGAGAAAAGCCAGAAACGTTGATTGACCGACCTATTGGAGCGGAAATTATTAACCGATTTGAGCCCGCCCCCGACCTTATTTCGGATACCGATGTGAGTAGATATGACGAAATAGACAAAGAACGAAAACGAAAAAACAAGAACAAACGCAAAAAGAAAAAAGGAACAGGCACTTCGGGTGGCAACAATCAGCGAAACGCCAACGCCCCCAAGCCTCAACAGCAAAAAGAAGGGCAGCCAAAAGCACAGCACAAAACGCCAAACAATAAAAAAGAGGCAAAAAGTGGCGGTGGCAATCCCAACCGACAGAATAAAAACAATCAGAACAGGAATCGAAATAAAAATCGAAATCAACAAAAAGATAATCCGTCTAAGGAATAAGATTTTTTTTAAAGCTCCAAACACCTTAAAATGTAAAAAATCTTCAGGTTATTTTCGCTAAAATGTAACCTCGTAGGTACAAACAGGTTCATTTTATTTCGACGATGCGAAGCGAGAATTGGGTCGCCAAAAATGCGGGCGTGCGTCCCGATGATAATTGGGGATTGTGCGTTGGCAGCATATTTTTGGCTTGTCTTTTTTGTTTACTTTTTTTGACTAAGAAAAAAAGTAAAGCCGGGTTATAGGGCTGGCAAGCCCTAATCAGGGCAAACAAAAAGTACGAAACTGAATTAAGATTTATTGTTGCCTTACTTTTCGGTTGTATGCCTTTAGAAACTAAGTCCTAATCTATTTTTCAACCACCTTGAAGCAAGACAAAATATAGAAGAAGCCCTATCCTACATCGCCGCCGAATACGGAATTCTGTTTAAAATAGACCGCCCCAGGGTAATTTCGTCGGCATATTCCAACTCTCCGCCCACTGCAATACCGCGGGCAATGGTTGATATTTTCACATTCAAAGCTTCCACTTTTCTCGAAATATAAAAAGCCGTGGTGTCCCCCTCCATATTGGCACTAAGGGCAAAAACCAATTCCGTTATTTGTTCATTTTCTATTCGGCTGAGCAAAGAAGAAATAGCAATTTCATCAGGGCCAATGCCGTCCATGGGCGATATAACCCCGCCCAGCACATGATACACCCCGTTGAACTGTCCGGTATTTTCAATCGAAATAATATCCTGAAAATCTTTTACCACACACACCAACTGCTTGTTACGGTTTACCGACTTACAGATGGAGCAAACATCGGCTTCGGCAATATTTCCGCACACGCTACAATAGTTTACCTTTGTTTTCAGGTTGCCAATGGCCGTGGTCATACGTTCCACATTTTCGGCTTTATCTTTAAGCAAAAAAAGGGTCATACGCAACGCCGTTTTTTTACCAATACCCGGAAAACGGCTCAATTGCTCAACGGCGGTTTCAATTGTCTCCGAAGGAAAATTCATAGGGCAAATGTAAACCCAAATTTTTTGTTGTGGAGATTGAACCAATGTTGTTTGCCACAGGATACAGAATATTGTTTATTTTTGGAATCCGTTTGTTTTTACTTTCTTAAAGTAAATAAATCTGAGGGTTTTCGGTAATTGTTAAAAAGATGCAAAAAATACTTCTATTCATTTCATTGCTCATAATATCGAATATAGTTTCTGCTCAGTCAAACGATAAGCAGGTTGAAGAATTTTTGCAAGTTATTAAGTGTTCAGAATTTTTAAATCACGGCTACGAGAGCATCAAAAATCACATAGATTCAATCAAAGAGGAACTATTCATAGAATATCAAATTGACTTTGGCAATAAAGCAGAAGTGGCTGAGTTTGATTCCTTTTTAATGAATGACATAGAATATTTTAGGCAAACAACTTACAACGATATCAAAGTTGCGTATTGGTCAAAATACACCCATGAAGAAATTCAGGAATTTCTGAAATTGGCTAAAGATTCAGGGCAAAATGCGGCACTTTTAAAATCAAACTTTGCAAATAATTTAGATTCCATTTTGCAATATAACCTTCCTTCTCTTCTAAACGACGTTCATTTGGAATTGATTAAAATTAGGGCAAAACAAAGTGATTTGATTTTAAAAATAATAGCCAATGGAAAAGAAACCGAAGTCTCCGATTGGGATGTAGATTTATTGATAAACACAAACGATGAAAACCTTTCTCAGTTTTCAATTTTAAACAAATCAAATGCAGTAATAAGTTTGCCTGAAAACTTCGATTTTGAAAAAGTTACCTCCTTAATCATCCAACTGGACGGTAAAAATTATGTTATTGAAAGATATAATATGAATTTCCTGGAAATGATACGTAAAGTCTCAAGCCCATTGACATTGTCTGGTTTTAAAGATTTAGAATTTTGGATATTAACATTAACCGACGAAACTATTTGCTTAAAAATTAAAAATGAAACCTGCAGGAGTAGATAAATTTGCTTTTGCAATTTATATCTGGCCTGCTTTTTCCTTTTATCCTTACTAATTTTATTATCCAATAAAAAAATGCAAGTCTCTTGGCTTGATAACGAAATACTTTCAATAGTTATTCTTTGTATTGAATTATCAAACCCTATTTAGAACCAATCTAATGCTTTCTAAAGTTTTTCTTACATCAATAGAATTTTACCTTTGCCGTTGGTATTTGCCATTGGCAAAAACACGAAGAAAAAGAAAATATTATGGGATTACTTTCATCCAGTATTGCACGAAAAATAGCCATGTCCTTATCGGCTCTTTTTCTGCTTGTTTTTTTGTTGCAGCATTGCATCATCAATTTTATTTCGGTGGTTTCGCCCGATGGCTTTAATGCAGCCTCACATTTTATGGGCACCAACCCGCTCATTCAATACGTCATGCAACCCGTTCTGGCATTTGGTGTTGTTTTTCACTTTGTGATGGGTTTTGTGTTAGAATTAAAAAACAGAAAAGCCCGTCCGGTAAAATATGCCATGAACAAAGGCTCGGAAAACTCCACTTGGATGTCTCGTAACATGATTATTTCGGGCGTTGTGGTGTTGTTGTTTTTTGCCATCCATTTTATGGATTTTTGGTTTCCTGAGTTAAACATAAAGTATATTAAAGGCGATATGAGCGGCATGGAACACGGCGAGTGGAGATATTATGCCGAGTTGAAAGAAGAATTTAGCAACCCAATACGCATTGCTCTATATTGTTTGGCTTTTGTGTTTTTGAGTTTGCACCTCATGCACGGCTTTGAGTCTGCCTTTCAATCGTTGGGTTTGCGACACAAAAAATATACACCATTTATTAAAAAACTTGGAACAATTTATTCCATTGCCGTTCCATTGGCATTCATATTTATTGCAGTTTATCACTTTATCAATTCTTAAACCGATAAACAATTAGAGTTATGACAAAATTAGATTCGAAAATACCTGCCGGAAACTTAGCTGATAAATGGCGAGATTATAAATCGCACGTAAATTTGGTTAACCCTGCCAATAAACGTCAGTTGGATGTTATTGTAATTGGAACAGGTTTGGCCGGGGGTTCTGCCTCGGCATCATTAGCCGAAATGGGTTATAAAGTGAAAGCGTTTTGTTTTCAGGATTCACCCAGAAGGGCTCATAGCATTGCGGCACAAGGGGGTATAAACGC carries:
- a CDS encoding succinate dehydrogenase cytochrome b subunit produces the protein MMGLLSSSIARKIAMSLSALFLLVFLLQHCIINFISVVSPDGFNAASHFMGTNPLIQYVMQPVLAFGVVFHFVMGFVLELKNRKARPVKYAMNKGSENSTWMSRNMIISGVVVLLFFAIHFMDFWFPELNIKYIKGDMSGMEHGEWRYYAELKEEFSNPIRIALYCLAFVFLSLHLMHGFESAFQSLGLRHKKYTPFIKKLGTIYSIAVPLAFIFIAVYHFINS
- the recR gene encoding recombination protein RecR; protein product: MNFPSETIETAVEQLSRFPGIGKKTALRMTLFLLKDKAENVERMTTAIGNLKTKVNYCSVCGNIAEADVCSICKSVNRNKQLVCVVKDFQDIISIENTGQFNGVYHVLGGVISPMDGIGPDEIAISSLLSRIENEQITELVFALSANMEGDTTAFYISRKVEALNVKISTIARGIAVGGELEYADEITLGRSILNRIPYSAAM
- a CDS encoding Signal peptidase-like protein; the protein is MGCGKCGSEHEGGGCSAGCGQNGGCSTLACNKLNTYDWLNHMSLPQDYKPFNIVEVRFKGSRKEFFRNEENLDLYTGDMVVVESDFGHDVGEISLSGELVRLQLKKNGLTEDDEKIKKIYRTAADKDIEKYQEAKDREAATLERARTIAMEMNLAMKLSDIEFQGDSRKVIFFYTAEKRVDFRALIKQYAAEFKTRIEMRQVSYREEASRLGGIGSCGRELCCSTWLTDYKVVTMGAAKNQNLSINMLKLSGQCGRLKCCLNFELETYLEALNEFPKEEELILQTKVGDARLQKTDILKRMLWFSYPQNTEWISVSLDRVNEILKLNKSGEKPETLIDRPIGAEIINRFEPAPDLISDTDVSRYDEIDKERKRKNKNKRKKKKGTGTSGGNNQRNANAPKPQQQKEGQPKAQHKTPNNKKEAKSGGGNPNRQNKNNQNRNRNKNRNQQKDNPSKE